Proteins from a single region of Ischnura elegans chromosome 2, ioIscEleg1.1, whole genome shotgun sequence:
- the LOC124154198 gene encoding adenosine deaminase 2-like isoform X2, with protein MTAGDVRPRGRGTLCLWPVLAALLLLVVSRLSEASPSYWADRAKFLADEASKAVGSRISLTADEEVVNGLLMAAKRREISAGLSDASTFLPAKHFFEAKKDIEKSDVFRFIKDLPKGAALHGHDTSMASLAYVVNNLTHRADLYACVTPATTKGLSEVPLKLSALRFSAPGPPPISERCAEWTDVGQLRSRFGSDAIDRWFESYLSLVTANPREKYPNIDVVWEYFYRILDLVGGLVTYKPVFAEYYKRTLEEMRDDNVIYLELRGTLPKLYDLDGNQWEGSEVVKVYKEATDEFMENNRENFIGAKFIYNAPRLVNDSTADQQIQTMLDIHTKYPDFVAGFDIAGQEDKGRPLKDFVDRILTLPPSIKFFFHAGETDWQGLADMNLVDAVLLNTTRLGHGYAILKHPLVMQRVKEQGIAIEVNPISNQVLLLVNDLRNHPAAALLADDYPVVISCDNAMLWNSTALSYDFYEAFMGMTSADTDLRFLKRLAFNSIIYSSMNSVEKSQALFLWHTKWNQFISNTIEKYSYTSL; from the exons ATGACAGCGGGTGACGTAAGGCCCCGCGGCCGTGGAACGCTTTGCCTTTGGCCGGTCTTGGCTGCCTTGCTTCTGTTAGTGGTTTCCCGCTTGTCAGAGGCTTCGCCGTCGTATTGGGCGGACAGGGCGAAGTTCCTCGCGGATGAGGCATCGAAAGCCGTGGGCTCAAGGATCAGCCTCACCGCTGATGAAGAGGTGGTCAATGGGCTGCTCATGGCCGCCAAGCGACGGGAGATCTCCGCTGGACTGAGTGATGCCTCAACGTTCCTGCCCGCGAAACACTTCTTCGAGGCCAAGAAGGATATCGAGAAATCCGACGTATTCCGATTCATCAAAGATCTTCCGAAAG GTGCCGCTCTTCACGGACACGACACTTCGATGGCGTCCCTAGCGTACGTCGTCAACAACCTCACTCATAGGGCCGATCTGTACGCATGCGTGACCCCAGCGACTACTAAGGGATTGTCCGAGGTGCCGCTGAAATTGTCGGCGCTCCGGTTTTCGGCGCCAGGACCTCCACCAATCAGCGAGCGATGCGCAGAGTGGACTGACGTAGGCCAGCTAAGGTCACGCTTCGGCTCCGACGCCATCGACCGCTGGTTTGAATCCTACCTGAGCTTAGTCACGGCCAATCCGAGAG aaaaatatccaaatattGACGTCGTTTGGGAATACTTCTATCGTATCTTGGATTTAGTTGGTGGCCTAGTTACTTACAAGCCAGTTTTCGCGGAATACTACAAAAGAACTCTTGAAGAAATGAGGGATGATAATGTCATCTACCTTGAATTGAGAGGGACTTTACCAAAG CTTTACGACTTGGACGGAAACCAATGGGAAGGATCTGAAGTCGTGAAGGTTTATAAGGAGGCAACAGATGAATTTATGGAAAACAACCgtgaaaatttcattggtgcCAAGTTCATTTATAATGCACCCAGACTGGTAAACGATTCCACTGCCGATCAGCAGATACAAACG ATGTTGGACATCCATACCAAGTACCCAGACTTCGTGGCGGGCTTCGACATTGCGGGTCAGGAGGACAAAGGAAGGCCGCTCAAAGACTTCGTCGACCGAATCCTCACACTTCCGCCAAGTATCAAATTCTTCTTCCACGCCGGAGAGACCG ATTGGCAAGGATTAGCTGACATGAATCTTGTTGACGCAGTCCTTCTCAACACTACCCGTTTGGGTCACGGCTACGCTATTCTAAAACATCCGCTGGTCATGCAAAGGGTTAAGGAACAAGGAATTGCAATCGAGGTCAACCCTATTTCAAACCAG GTTTTATTGCTAGTCAACGACCTACGCAATCACCCAGCGGCAGCGCTCCTTGCCGACGATTATCCAGTGGTGATCTCCTGCGATAACGCCATGCTATGGAATTCCACAGCGCTTAGCTACGACTTCTACGAGGCGTTCATGGGAATGACCAGCGCCGATACGGACCTTCGATTCCTCAAGCGACTCGCGTTCAACTCCATCAT ATATAGCTCCATGAATTCAGTGGAAAAAAGCCAGGCGCTTTTCTTATGGCACACAAAATGGAATCAGTTTATTTCAAATACTATTGAAAAGTACAGTTATACAAGCCTATGA